One window from the genome of Thermus sediminis encodes:
- a CDS encoding UDP-N-acetylmuramoyl-tripeptide--D-alanyl-D-alanine ligase, translating to MLRGGELEVHLAHIREVTPEWVAEAAGGRLHPGGRPIKDLHWDSRQVGPGFLFVALPGSRIHGRAFAEEALAQGAHLVLSDRPGRATVEVTDTHGALLRLGRALRNLFPGMVVAVGGSSGKTTAKEALAQGLGFPAPGGNQNTAPPLARFFLNLSPEVPGAVVELGVDRVGEMAELMGLAQPHLSVLTALGEEHLLAFRDLEGVVREEAGLLLAPEALVSLQAAEVLSAFGRRGPWPTYGFGEATFRGEDLELLAGESRFRYKGMPVRVPHPGWGPALGALAALAAAEMLGLDLEEVAERLAWLRLPPGRMERREIGGVVFLNDAYNANPLSVKAGLLWLAAQPGRKWPVLGEMRELAEKALELHLGVAEEAARLGLRPLYLGPYARAQAALGGEAVESLEEALAWLKERVRPGDLVYLKASRALGLERILELWDA from the coding sequence ATGCTAAGGGGCGGTGAGCTAGAGGTGCATCTTGCGCATATTAGGGAAGTGACGCCGGAATGGGTGGCCGAGGCCGCAGGGGGAAGGCTCCACCCCGGGGGGAGGCCCATCAAGGACCTCCACTGGGATAGCCGCCAGGTGGGCCCGGGCTTCCTCTTCGTGGCCCTCCCTGGAAGCCGGATCCATGGCCGTGCGTTCGCCGAGGAGGCCCTGGCCCAGGGGGCCCACCTCGTCCTTTCCGACCGGCCGGGAAGGGCCACGGTGGAGGTGACGGACACCCACGGGGCTCTCCTGCGCCTGGGGCGGGCCCTCAGGAACCTCTTCCCCGGCATGGTGGTGGCCGTGGGGGGAAGCTCGGGCAAGACCACGGCCAAGGAGGCCCTGGCCCAGGGCTTGGGCTTCCCCGCCCCAGGGGGAAACCAGAACACCGCCCCCCCCCTGGCCCGCTTCTTCCTCAACCTCTCCCCCGAGGTCCCCGGGGCCGTGGTGGAGCTGGGGGTGGACCGCGTGGGAGAGATGGCGGAGCTCATGGGGTTGGCCCAGCCCCACCTTTCCGTGCTCACCGCCTTGGGCGAAGAGCACCTCCTGGCCTTCCGCGACCTGGAAGGGGTGGTGCGGGAGGAAGCGGGGCTCCTCCTGGCCCCTGAGGCCTTGGTGAGCCTGCAAGCCGCCGAGGTCCTCTCCGCCTTCGGCCGCAGGGGCCCTTGGCCCACCTACGGCTTCGGCGAGGCCACCTTCCGGGGGGAGGACCTGGAGCTCTTGGCTGGGGAAAGCCGCTTCCGCTACAAGGGGATGCCGGTCCGGGTGCCCCATCCCGGGTGGGGCCCGGCCTTGGGGGCCCTGGCCGCCTTGGCGGCGGCGGAGATGTTGGGCCTAGACCTCGAGGAGGTGGCGGAAAGGCTGGCCTGGCTCCGCCTGCCCCCGGGGCGGATGGAGCGGCGGGAGATCGGGGGAGTGGTCTTCCTCAACGATGCCTACAACGCCAACCCCCTATCGGTGAAGGCCGGGCTCCTCTGGCTGGCCGCCCAGCCCGGGCGGAAGTGGCCGGTCCTGGGGGAGATGCGGGAGCTTGCGGAGAAGGCCTTGGAGCTCCACCTGGGGGTGGCCGAGGAGGCGGCCCGCCTGGGCCTAAGGCCCCTCTACCTGGGGCCCTACGCCAGGGCCCAGGCCGCCCTCGGAGGGGAGGCGGTGGAAAGCCTCGAGGAGGCCCTGGCCTGGCTCAAGGAGCGGGTCCGCCCCGGGGACCTGGTCTACCTCAAGGCCTCGAGGGCCCTGGGCCTGGAAAGGATCCTGGAGCTATGGGACGCCTAG
- a CDS encoding peptidoglycan D,D-transpeptidase FtsI family protein, with protein sequence MTAGVQRASLVMVGLFLWLVLLALGVHALLTHGRPSAPPPPPPPPRGNLYARDGTPLAVSLKAGRHYPLGESASQLLGFLERGSGRGLEGLERDLNAALAEGRSFTLTLDPWVQAIGERALWRGLERSRGAFATLLVLDREGRLLAVANGPPFDPLAPRRDPGKDLSWRNHAFLVALEPGSTMKALTAAILLEEGAASLGTRVEAPMHRVVDGWTIRNAIPHPPSLTLAEVLQYSSNVGISLLGERISKETFARYLDKLRLTQSQPLPGIRTSPPLVRPPRAWSRAAYANHTFGQGFLVTPLHLAAAFATLTDGFYRSPRLFQDQGLKAERVFSSETAQAIRKALAQGLAPRATLPGYPLSGKTGTAQVVVEGRYSREVFTAWFAGFVPGDRPLYTVVVAVHHPKGEIHGSQVAAPIFREVAAGLLAYAGIPPYAKGR encoded by the coding sequence GTGACCGCAGGGGTGCAACGGGCCTCCTTGGTCATGGTGGGGCTTTTCCTCTGGCTCGTCCTCCTCGCCCTGGGGGTCCACGCCCTTCTAACCCACGGGCGGCCCTCCGCCCCTCCCCCGCCCCCCCCACCCCCGAGGGGCAACCTCTACGCCAGGGACGGCACCCCTCTGGCCGTGAGCCTCAAGGCAGGGCGCCACTACCCTTTGGGTGAGAGCGCAAGCCAGCTTTTGGGCTTTCTGGAGCGGGGGTCGGGCCGGGGCCTCGAGGGCCTGGAACGGGATCTGAACGCCGCCCTGGCGGAAGGGCGCTCCTTCACCCTCACCCTGGACCCCTGGGTCCAGGCCATAGGGGAGAGGGCCCTTTGGAGGGGCCTGGAGAGGAGCCGGGGCGCCTTCGCCACCCTCCTGGTCCTGGACCGGGAGGGGCGGCTCCTGGCGGTGGCCAACGGCCCTCCCTTTGACCCCTTAGCCCCCAGGAGGGATCCGGGAAAGGACCTCTCCTGGCGCAACCACGCCTTCTTGGTGGCCCTCGAGCCCGGCTCCACCATGAAGGCCCTGACCGCCGCCATCCTCCTGGAAGAAGGGGCGGCTAGCCTCGGCACCCGGGTGGAGGCCCCCATGCACCGGGTGGTGGATGGCTGGACCATCCGGAACGCCATCCCCCACCCTCCCAGCCTCACCCTCGCGGAGGTCCTCCAGTACTCCTCCAACGTGGGCATCAGCCTCTTGGGAGAGAGGATATCCAAGGAAACCTTCGCCCGGTACCTGGACAAGCTTCGCCTGACCCAGTCCCAACCCCTGCCCGGGATCCGCACCAGCCCGCCCTTGGTCCGACCTCCCAGGGCGTGGAGCCGGGCAGCCTACGCCAACCACACCTTCGGCCAGGGCTTCCTCGTCACCCCTTTGCACCTGGCAGCCGCCTTCGCCACCCTGACGGACGGCTTTTACCGCTCGCCCCGCCTTTTCCAGGACCAGGGGCTTAAGGCCGAGCGGGTCTTCTCCTCCGAAACAGCCCAAGCCATCCGGAAGGCCCTCGCTCAGGGTCTGGCCCCCAGGGCCACCCTCCCCGGCTACCCCCTTTCGGGCAAGACCGGCACCGCCCAGGTGGTGGTGGAGGGACGGTACTCGCGGGAGGTCTTCACCGCCTGGTTCGCAGGGTTCGTCCCTGGGGACAGGCCCCTTTACACCGTGGTGGTGGCCGTTCACCATCCCAAGGGCGAGATCCACGGGAGCCAGGTGGCCGCCCCCATCTTCCGGGAGGTGGCCGCGGGGCTCTTGGCCTATGCGGGGATTCCCCCCTATGCTAAGGGGCGGTGA
- the rsmH gene encoding 16S rRNA (cytosine(1402)-N(4))-methyltransferase RsmH, translating into METALQHVPVLYKEALDLLCVRPGQVYVDATLGGAGHTKGILERGGLVIGLDQDPEAAARARALGHPGLRVYRANFRHLKAVLRKAGVEEVAGIVADLGVSSFHLEDPKRGFSYQAEGPLDMRLGMEGPTAEEVVNSLPLEDLYRILRDLGEEKQAYRIAKAIVEARRKAPIRTTTELAEIVRRAVGFRKAGHPARKTFQALRIYVNDELEALEEFLKQAGEVLAPGGRLVVIAFHSLEDRIVKRFFKESGLRILTQKPIRPSPEERAQNPRSRSAKLRAAEKGAA; encoded by the coding sequence ATGGAAACCGCTCTTCAGCACGTCCCCGTCCTCTACAAGGAGGCTTTGGACCTCCTCTGCGTCCGGCCGGGCCAGGTGTACGTGGACGCCACCCTGGGGGGTGCAGGCCACACCAAGGGCATCCTGGAGCGGGGAGGGCTGGTCATCGGCCTGGACCAAGACCCCGAGGCTGCAGCCCGGGCCAGGGCCTTGGGGCACCCCGGCCTCAGGGTTTACCGGGCCAACTTCCGCCATCTGAAGGCGGTGCTGCGGAAGGCGGGGGTGGAGGAGGTGGCGGGGATCGTGGCGGACCTGGGGGTGTCCAGCTTCCATCTGGAAGACCCCAAACGGGGGTTCAGCTACCAAGCGGAAGGCCCCCTAGACATGCGCCTGGGGATGGAGGGCCCCACGGCGGAAGAAGTGGTGAACAGCCTACCCCTAGAGGACCTCTACCGCATCCTGCGCGACCTGGGGGAGGAGAAGCAGGCCTACCGCATCGCCAAGGCCATCGTGGAGGCCAGGCGCAAAGCGCCCATCCGCACCACCACGGAGCTGGCGGAGATCGTGCGGCGGGCGGTGGGCTTTCGCAAGGCAGGCCACCCGGCCCGGAAGACCTTCCAGGCCCTGCGCATCTACGTGAACGATGAGCTGGAAGCCCTGGAGGAGTTCCTAAAGCAGGCTGGGGAGGTCCTGGCCCCTGGGGGGCGCCTGGTGGTCATCGCCTTCCACTCCCTGGAGGACCGCATCGTCAAGCGCTTCTTCAAGGAGAGCGGCCTCAGGATCCTCACCCAGAAGCCCATCCGCCCAAGCCCGGAGGAGAGGGCCCAAAACCCCCGCTCCCGGAGCGCCAAGCTAAGGGCGGCGGAGAAGGGGGCAGCATGA